The following are from one region of the Melospiza melodia melodia isolate bMelMel2 chromosome 16, bMelMel2.pri, whole genome shotgun sequence genome:
- the AGTR2 gene encoding type-2 angiotensin II receptor, with protein sequence MQSNYSLVVTTRESLQVLSTALTNSSAVSHSSPPCPLTSSNYQFSLIPALFSAVFVLGLVGNSVVVVVLCRHTGPKTVANIYIFNLAMADLLCLATLPFWATYYAQGYNWLFGSLMCKISSSVLCLNMFASIFFITCMSVDRYHAIVHPIHSQRRTPQQAYFVTLVVWGLACLSSLPTFYFRDTYYVESLEVNACIMAFPYENYAQWSVATAFLKNTLGFFIPLAVITTCYISIRRHLLKAQQFGKSRQKRDKVLKLVAAVVIAFLISWLPFHVLTFLNALAHMEVIASCAVVGLIDTALPFGICMAFANSCTNPLLYCFIGNQFQEKLHRLFKRRVHQLSSHRESSSARRGSCFREPETPVGKEGEPESFL encoded by the coding sequence ATGCAGAGCAATTACTCCCTGGTTGTCACCACCAGGGAAAGTCTCCAAGTCCTGTCTACAGCACTGACAAACTCATCAGCTGTGTCACACTCATCCCCTCCTTGCCCCCTTACCTCTTCAAATTATCAGTTTTCACTGATTCCAGCCCTCTTCTCTGCAGTTTTTGTTCTTGGCTTGGTTGGCAACAGCGTGGTGGTTGTGGTGCTCTGTCGTCACACTGGCCCCAAGACAGTTGCTAATATCTACATTTTCAACCTGGCCATGGCAGACCTGCTGTGCCTGGCCACCCTTCCCTTCTGGGCCACCTACTATGCTCAGGGATACAACTGGCTCTTCGGGTCTCTCATGTGCAAGATCTCCAGCTCTGTCCTGTGTCTGAATATGTTTGCAAGTATTTTTTTCATTACGTGCATGAGCGTGGACCGGTACCACGCCATTGTCCACCCTATTCACTCCCAGAGGAGAACTCCACAGCAAGCTTATTTTGTGACATTGGTGGTGTGGGGCCTCGCCTGCTTGTCCTCCCTCCCAACTTTTTATTTCCGAGACACTTACTATGTTGAAAGTTTGGAGGTCAATGCTTGCATTATGGCTTTTCCTTATGAGAACTATGCTCAATGGTCTGTGGCAACAGCCTTCCTGAAAAACACCCTGGGCTTCTTCATCCCCTTGGCAGTGATCACCACGTGCTACATCTCGATCAGGAGGCACTTGCTTAAAGCACAGCAGTTTGGGAAGAGCAGGCAGAAGAGGGACAAGGTCCTGAAGCTGGTGGCTGCTGTTGTCATTGCCTTCCTGATCTCCTGGCTGCCATTCCACGTTCTGACGTTTCTGAACGCGCTGGCTCACATGGAGGTCATTGCCAGCTGTGCGGTGGTGGGGCTCATCGACACTGCGCTGCCCTTCGGCATCTGCATGGCCTTTGCCAACAGCTGCACCAACCCCCTGCTCTACTGCTTCATTGGCAACCAGTTCCAGGAGAAGCTGCACCGCCTGTTCAAGAGGAGGGTGCACCAGCTCAGCAGCCACCGCGAGAGCTCCTCTGCCAGGAGGGGCAGCTGCTTCAGAGAGCCTGAAACCCCCGTGGGCAAAGAAGGGGAACCCGAGTCCTTCCTCTAG
- the LOC134425903 gene encoding nyctalopin-like has protein sequence MFFLVIFIFTCAAKAGLSLNVSNSCPSMCKCTSEETILCNRAGLKTLPGEIAPSTISLNLSNNYLRILNTNTFRNLTFLHSLWLDGNNLTFLTPGTFHALSRLQELHLSRNSRLTYLHANTFRGLLNLISLDLSHCNIFEIHPLLFSHLPSLERLDLASNNMRYVPQAFRNLSSLTRLSLEGNHIEAIGRDSLKDLETLSDLNLRKNRIWIIQNGAFSKLLRLGMLNLGHNFITDLPNQLFEGLIQLKTMHLEANRITAVDCTFRQLLNLRNLYLNNNQISSISDSAFLHLNKLHFLHLSRNNLSSLPVGLFSSLPRLRYVFLSHNPWSCDCSTLWLRRWTAALIQGLDCAFPGPANATAAQQPLPGLLGDCPVPLEMATEDRCRVAGTSVAPRPPTLPGQLILLALACHTWGWGTLLAAS, from the coding sequence ATGTTCTTTCtcgttatatttatatttacttgtGCAGCAAAGGCTGGGCTGAGTCTGAATGTCTCCAATTCATGCCCAAGCATGTGCAAATGTACATCTGAAGAGACCATCCTCTGCAACAGAGCTGGACTGAAAACCCTACCTGGAGAAATAGCACCATCCACCATCTCTCTAAACCTCTCCAACAATTATTTGCGGATTCTCAACACCAACACCTTCAGAAACCTGACTTTCCTTCACAGCCTCTGGCTAGATGGGAACAATCTGACTTTCCTGACCCCAGGAACTTTCCATGCTCTCAGCAGGCTGCAAGAGCTGCACCTCAGCAGGAACTCACGCCTCACCTACCTGCATGCAAACACTTTCAGAGGACTATTAAACCTCATCAGCCTGGATTTGTCCCACTGCAACATCTTCGAAATCCACCCACTTCTATTTTCACACTTGCCTTCTTTAGAAAGGCTTGATTTAGCCTCCAATAACATGAGGTATGTCCCACAAGCCTTCAGGAACCTCTCCAGCCTCACGAGGCTGTCCCTGGAGGGCAATCACATAGAGGCCATCGGCAGAGattccctgaaggacctggaAACCCTGAGCGATCTCAATCTCAGGAAGAATCGGATATGGATCATCCAAAACGGAGCTTTCTCAAAGCTTCTCAGACTGGGCATGTTAAATTTAGGCCACAACTTCATCACTGATTTGCCTAATCAGCTTTTTGAAGGATTGATCCAGCTCAAGACCATGCACCTTGAAGCCAACAGAATCACTGCTGTGGACTGCACCTTCAGGCAGCTGCTCAACCTGAGAAACTTGTACTTGAACAACAACCAGATCTCCTCCATCTCAGACTCTGCTTTTTTGCACCTCAACAAGCTGCACTTCCTTCACCTGAGTAGGAACAACCTCAGCTCGCTGCCTGTGGGCCTgttctcctccctgcccaggctgAGGTACGTGTTCCTGTCCCACAACCCCTGGAGCTGCGACTGCAGCACGCTCTGGCTGCGGCGCTGGACGGCCGCGCTCATCCAGGGCCTGGACTGCGCCTTCCCGGGCCCTGCCAACgccacagcagcccagcagcccctccCTGGCCTCCTGGGGGACTGCCCCGTGCCCCTGGAGATGGCCACCGAGGACAGGTGCAGGGTGGCTGGCACCAGCGTGGCGCCCAGGCCTCCCACCCTGCCAGGCCAGCTCATCCTGCTGGCACTTGCCTGCCACACATGGGGATGGGGCACCCTGCTGGCCGCCTCTTAA